From one Pseudomonas sp. B21-048 genomic stretch:
- the maiA gene encoding maleylacetoacetate isomerase, producing MELYTYYRSTSSYRVRIALALKGLDYQALPINLIAPQGGEHRQPTYLGINPQGRVPALRTDEGELLIQSPAIIEYLEERYPQVPLLSKDLAARAHERGVAAVIGCDVHPLHNVSVLNKLRQLGHDEPQVVEWIGHWISQGLATVEQLIGDTGYCFGDQPGLADVYLIPQLYAAERFNISLEAYPRIRRVAALAATHPAFFLAHPANQPDTP from the coding sequence ATGGAACTCTATACCTACTACCGTTCGACCTCGTCTTACCGGGTGCGTATCGCGCTGGCGTTGAAGGGGCTGGATTACCAGGCGCTGCCAATCAACCTGATCGCGCCGCAAGGTGGCGAACATCGGCAGCCGACGTACCTGGGCATCAATCCGCAAGGCCGGGTGCCAGCCTTGCGCACCGACGAAGGCGAGTTGCTGATCCAGTCACCGGCGATCATCGAGTACCTGGAGGAACGTTATCCACAGGTGCCATTGCTGTCCAAAGACCTCGCTGCCCGCGCTCATGAGCGGGGCGTGGCGGCGGTGATCGGTTGCGATGTGCATCCGCTGCACAACGTCAGCGTGCTCAACAAGCTTCGGCAGTTGGGACACGATGAGCCGCAGGTGGTGGAGTGGATTGGTCACTGGATCAGCCAAGGGTTGGCGACGGTGGAGCAATTGATCGGTGACACCGGTTACTGCTTTGGCGATCAACCGGGGCTGGCGGACGTCTATTTGATCCCGCAGTTGTATGCGGCCGAGCGCTTCAATATTTCCCTTGAGGCCTACCCGCGAATTCGTCGAGTGGCGGCGCTGGCAGCGACACACCCAGCCTTCTTCCTGGCCCATCCGGCGAATCAGCCCGATACCCCGTAA
- a CDS encoding SirB1 family protein has protein sequence MTPRQRFFDCLQRSPPALFEAALWIAAEHDKELDPETVLADFKDLQQRVSYGLPMLPVSELAQPLLRRMNDLGFAQDDSTPLRPQVALLNKVLERRRGQPLVLGLIALELARRLEIPMVGVNFPGHFLLRVQGADHLLDPCGGRRLYPNDCRELLQRQYGPNMKLGAEHLLTAEPAQMLQRLSRNLRQLYLTNDDYIDALIDAERVLELGNASASDYLARASLYQRLDCPNAERFDLEHALLLSDDPIQRIRLTERLGHLPPNSVVH, from the coding sequence ATGACCCCGCGCCAACGTTTTTTCGACTGTCTGCAACGATCACCGCCCGCGCTGTTCGAGGCGGCGCTATGGATCGCCGCCGAGCACGATAAAGAGCTGGATCCCGAGACGGTGCTGGCGGACTTCAAGGACCTGCAACAGCGGGTCAGCTACGGGTTGCCGATGCTGCCGGTGAGTGAATTGGCGCAACCGTTGTTGCGACGAATGAATGACCTGGGATTCGCCCAGGACGACTCCACGCCCTTGCGCCCGCAAGTGGCGTTACTCAATAAAGTGCTGGAACGTCGGCGGGGGCAGCCGCTGGTGCTGGGCCTGATTGCACTGGAACTGGCCAGAAGGCTGGAGATTCCCATGGTCGGGGTCAACTTTCCCGGGCATTTCCTGCTGCGGGTGCAAGGCGCCGATCACCTGCTCGACCCGTGCGGTGGGCGACGGCTGTATCCCAATGATTGTCGCGAATTGCTGCAACGTCAGTACGGCCCGAACATGAAGCTTGGCGCCGAGCATTTGCTGACCGCCGAACCGGCGCAGATGCTGCAGCGGTTGTCGCGCAACCTGCGCCAGTTGTACCTCACGAATGATGACTACATTGACGCCCTGATCGACGCCGAGCGCGTCCTTGAATTGGGCAACGCCAGCGCCTCCGACTATCTGGCCCGGGCCAGCCTTTATCAACGACTGGACTGCCCGAATGCCGAGCGCTTTGACCTGGAGCATGCGCTGCTGCTCAGTGACGATCCGATTCAGAGGATTCGCCTGACTGAACGACTCGGGCACCTACCGCCCAATTCGGTCGTGCATTAA